A stretch of Caenorhabditis elegans chromosome IV DNA encodes these proteins:
- the unc-43 gene encoding Calcium/calmodulin-dependent protein kinase type II (Confirmed by transcript evidence), whose protein sequence is MSNSSTNSEVNIDQNNQSDTFREHPAVTGIANLSKVGPKNHTPRSEISKRKWASEECYIGEKRQRATQIQSNLLTQLQEGSSNYHHQQYRPPLPLLPPPTVDQHYLQQLAMMNASTKFSDNYDVKEELGKGAFSVVRRCVHKTTGLEFAAKIINTKKLSARDFQKLEREARICRKLQHPNIVRLHDSIQEESFHYLVFDLVTGGELFEDIVAREFYSEADASHCIQQILESIAYCHSNGIVHRDLKPENLLLASKAKGAAVKLADFGLAIEVNDSEAWHGFAGTPGYLSPEVLKKDPYSKPVDIWACGVILYILLVGYPPFWDEDQHRLYAQIKAGAYDYPSPEWDTVTPEAKSLIDSMLTVNPKKRITADQALKVPWICNRERVASAIHRQDTVDCLKKFNARRKLKAAISAVKMVTRMSGVLRTSDSTGSVASNGSTTHDASQVAGTSSQPTSPAAEGAILTTMIATRNLSNLGRNLLNKKEQGPPSTIKESSESSQTIDDNDSEKGGGQLKHENTVVRADGATGIVSSSNSSTASKSSSTNLSAQKQDIVRVTQTLLDAISCKDFETYTRLCDTSMTCFEPEALGNLIEGIEFHRFYFDGNRKNQVHTTMLNPNVHIIGEDAACVAYVKLTQFLDRNGEAHTRQSQESRVWSKKQGRWVCVHVHRSTQPSTNTTVSEF, encoded by the exons ttggCCCCAAGAACCACACACCGCGTTCAGAAATTTCGAAGCGCAAGTGGGCATCCGAGGAATGTTATATAG GTGAGAAGCGTCAACGGGCAACACAAATCCAGTCGAACCTTCTCACCCAATTACAAGAAGGATCATCAAACTATCATCATCAGCAGTATCGTCCACCACTTCCATTACTTCCACCACCAACTGTAGATCAGCACTATCTTCAGCAATTAGCCATGATGAACGCAAGCACCAAGTTTAGTGACAATTACGATGTGAAGGAGGAACTTGGAAA aggtGCCTTCTCAGTTGTTCGTCGTTGTGTTCATAAAACCACGGGCCTCGAGTTTGCTGCCAAAATCATCAACACAAAGAAGCTATCCGCTCGTGACTTTCAGAAACTTGagagggaagccagaatttGCAGAAAACTCCAGCATCCAAATATTGTTAGACTACACGACAGTATTCAAGAGGAATCATTCCATTATCTGGTTTTTGATct CGTTACCGGAGGAGAACTGTTTGAGGACATTGTTGCTCGCGAGTTTTATTCAGAAGCGGATGCAAG tcattgCATTCAACAAATTCTCGAATCGATTGCTTATTGCCACTCTAACGGTATTGTTCACAGAGACTTGAAG ccagaaAACTTGCTTCTCGCATCTAAAGCGAAGGGAGCTGCTGTAAAGCTTGCCGATTTTGGTCTTGCAATCGAAGTGAACGATAGTGAAGCATGGCACGGATTTGCTGGAACTCCAGGATACTTGTCGCCAGAAGTTCTCAAGAAGGATCCATACTCAAAGCCAGTTGATATCTGGGCTTGTG GTGTCATTCTGTACATCCTTCTTGTTGGATACCCACCATTCTGGGATGAGGACCAACACCGTTTATACGCACAAATCAAGGCTGGAGCCTATGAT taccCGAGCCCCGAATGGGATACGGTGACCCCGGAGGCAAAAAGCCTCATCGACAGCATGCTGACGGTGAACCCAAAGAAGCGTATCACCGCTGATCAGGCCTTGAAAGTCCCATGGATTTgc AATCGCGAACGCGTTGCATCAGCTATCCACAGACAGGATACTGTTGACTGCTTGAAGAAATTCAATGCAAGGCGGAAGTTGAAG GCGGCAATATCGGCTGTCAAAATGGTGACACGAATGTCGGGAGTTCTTCGAACTTCCGACTCCACTGGATCAGTCGCATCGAATGGATCAACGACGCACGATGCGTCACAGGTGGCAGGAACATCGTCACAACCGACCAGTCCCGCCGCTGAG GGTGCCATCCTCACGACGATGATTGCCACTCGAAACCTATCAA atttaggTCGCAATCTGCTAAACAAAAAAGAGCAAGGACCACCATCGACAATCAAGGAGTCGTCAGAGTCATCACAAACAATCGACGACAACGATTCGGAAAAAG GTGGTGGACAGCTGAAACACGAGAACACGGTTGTCCGGGCTGATGGTGCAACTGGAATCGTCTCATCTTCCAACTCATCTACAGCCAGCAAGTCTTCGTCAACAAATCTATCAG CTCAAAAACAGGATATTGTACGGGTGACTCAGACGTTGTTGGATGCAATTTCATGCAAGGATTTCGAAACATACAC aagattaTGCGACACTTCGATGACATGCTTTGAGCCGGAAGCACTTGGTAACCTTATCGAAGGCATCGAATTTCACAGATTTTACTTTGATG GAAATCGGAAAAACCAAGTGCACACAACAATGCTCAATCCGAATGTGCATATCATTGGAGAAGATGCCGCGTGTGTTGCTTACGTGAAATTGACACAGTTCTTGGATAG aaacggAGAAGCTCATACCCGTCAGTCACAAGAATCACGTGTGTGGTCAAAGAAACAAGGCCGTTGGGTGTGTGTTCATGTACATCGATCAACACAACCATCAACAAATACAACAGTATCTGAATTCTAG
- the unc-43 gene encoding Calcium/calmodulin-dependent protein kinase II association-domain domain-containing protein (Confirmed by transcript evidence) produces the protein MVTRMSGVLRTSDSTGSVASNGSTTHDASQVAGTSSQPTSPAAEGAILTTMIATRNLSNLGRNLLNKKEQGPPSTIKESSESSQTIDDNDSEKGGGQLKHENTVVRADGATGIVSSSNSSTASKSSSTNLSAQKQDIVRVTQTLLDAISCKDFETYTRLCDTSMTCFEPEALGNLIEGIEFHRFYFDGNRKNQVHTTMLNPNVHIIGEDAACVAYVKLTQFLDRNGEAHTRQSQESRVWSKKQGRWVCVHVHRSTQPSTNTTVSEF, from the exons ATGGTGACACGAATGTCGGGAGTTCTTCGAACTTCCGACTCCACTGGATCAGTCGCATCGAATGGATCAACGACGCACGATGCGTCACAGGTGGCAGGAACATCGTCACAACCGACCAGTCCCGCCGCTGAG GGTGCCATCCTCACGACGATGATTGCCACTCGAAACCTATCAA atttaggTCGCAATCTGCTAAACAAAAAAGAGCAAGGACCACCATCGACAATCAAGGAGTCGTCAGAGTCATCACAAACAATCGACGACAACGATTCGGAAAAAG GTGGTGGACAGCTGAAACACGAGAACACGGTTGTCCGGGCTGATGGTGCAACTGGAATCGTCTCATCTTCCAACTCATCTACAGCCAGCAAGTCTTCGTCAACAAATCTATCAG CTCAAAAACAGGATATTGTACGGGTGACTCAGACGTTGTTGGATGCAATTTCATGCAAGGATTTCGAAACATACAC aagattaTGCGACACTTCGATGACATGCTTTGAGCCGGAAGCACTTGGTAACCTTATCGAAGGCATCGAATTTCACAGATTTTACTTTGATG GAAATCGGAAAAACCAAGTGCACACAACAATGCTCAATCCGAATGTGCATATCATTGGAGAAGATGCCGCGTGTGTTGCTTACGTGAAATTGACACAGTTCTTGGATAG aaacggAGAAGCTCATACCCGTCAGTCACAAGAATCACGTGTGTGGTCAAAGAAACAAGGCCGTTGGGTGTGTGTTCATGTACATCGATCAACACAACCATCAACAAATACAACAGTATCTGAATTCTAG
- the unc-43 gene encoding Calcium/calmodulin-dependent protein kinase type II (Confirmed by transcript evidence), protein MIATRNLSNLGRNLLNKKEQGPPSTIKESSESSQTIDDNDSEKGGGQLKHENTVVRADGATGIVSSSNSSTASKSSSTNLSAQKQDIVRVTQTLLDAISCKDFETYTRLCDTSMTCFEPEALGNLIEGIEFHRFYFDGNRKNQVHTTMLNPNVHIIGEDAACVAYVKLTQFLDRNGEAHTRQSQESRVWSKKQGRWVCVHVHRSTQPSTNTTVSEF, encoded by the exons ATGATTGCCACTCGAAACCTATCAA atttaggTCGCAATCTGCTAAACAAAAAAGAGCAAGGACCACCATCGACAATCAAGGAGTCGTCAGAGTCATCACAAACAATCGACGACAACGATTCGGAAAAAG GTGGTGGACAGCTGAAACACGAGAACACGGTTGTCCGGGCTGATGGTGCAACTGGAATCGTCTCATCTTCCAACTCATCTACAGCCAGCAAGTCTTCGTCAACAAATCTATCAG CTCAAAAACAGGATATTGTACGGGTGACTCAGACGTTGTTGGATGCAATTTCATGCAAGGATTTCGAAACATACAC aagattaTGCGACACTTCGATGACATGCTTTGAGCCGGAAGCACTTGGTAACCTTATCGAAGGCATCGAATTTCACAGATTTTACTTTGATG GAAATCGGAAAAACCAAGTGCACACAACAATGCTCAATCCGAATGTGCATATCATTGGAGAAGATGCCGCGTGTGTTGCTTACGTGAAATTGACACAGTTCTTGGATAG aaacggAGAAGCTCATACCCGTCAGTCACAAGAATCACGTGTGTGGTCAAAGAAACAAGGCCGTTGGGTGTGTGTTCATGTACATCGATCAACACAACCATCAACAAATACAACAGTATCTGAATTCTAG
- the unc-43 gene encoding Calcium/calmodulin-dependent protein kinase type II (Confirmed by transcript evidence) has protein sequence MMNASTKFSDNYDVKEELGKGAFSVVRRCVHKTTGLEFAAKIINTKKLSARDFQKLEREARICRKLQHPNIVRLHDSIQEESFHYLVFDLVTGGELFEDIVAREFYSEADASHCIQQILESIAYCHSNGIVHRDLKPENLLLASKAKGAAVKLADFGLAIEVNDSEAWHGFAGTPGYLSPEVLKKDPYSKPVDIWACGVILYILLVGYPPFWDEDQHRLYAQIKAGAYDYPSPEWDTVTPEAKSLIDSMLTVNPKKRITADQALKVPWICNRERVASAIHRQDTVDCLKKFNARRKLKGAILTTMIATRNLSNLGRNLLNKKEQGPPSTIKESSESSQTIDDNDSEKGGGQLKHENTVVRADGATGIVSSSNSSTASKSSSTNLSAQKQDIVRVTQTLLDAISCKDFETYTRLCDTSMTCFEPEALGNLIEGIEFHRFYFDGNRKNQVHTTMLNPNVHIIGEDAACVAYVKLTQFLDRNGEAHTRQSQESRVWSKKQGRWVCVHVHRSTQPSTNTTVSEF, from the exons ATGATGAACGCAAGCACCAAGTTTAGTGACAATTACGATGTGAAGGAGGAACTTGGAAA aggtGCCTTCTCAGTTGTTCGTCGTTGTGTTCATAAAACCACGGGCCTCGAGTTTGCTGCCAAAATCATCAACACAAAGAAGCTATCCGCTCGTGACTTTCAGAAACTTGagagggaagccagaatttGCAGAAAACTCCAGCATCCAAATATTGTTAGACTACACGACAGTATTCAAGAGGAATCATTCCATTATCTGGTTTTTGATct CGTTACCGGAGGAGAACTGTTTGAGGACATTGTTGCTCGCGAGTTTTATTCAGAAGCGGATGCAAG tcattgCATTCAACAAATTCTCGAATCGATTGCTTATTGCCACTCTAACGGTATTGTTCACAGAGACTTGAAG ccagaaAACTTGCTTCTCGCATCTAAAGCGAAGGGAGCTGCTGTAAAGCTTGCCGATTTTGGTCTTGCAATCGAAGTGAACGATAGTGAAGCATGGCACGGATTTGCTGGAACTCCAGGATACTTGTCGCCAGAAGTTCTCAAGAAGGATCCATACTCAAAGCCAGTTGATATCTGGGCTTGTG GTGTCATTCTGTACATCCTTCTTGTTGGATACCCACCATTCTGGGATGAGGACCAACACCGTTTATACGCACAAATCAAGGCTGGAGCCTATGAT taccCGAGCCCCGAATGGGATACGGTGACCCCGGAGGCAAAAAGCCTCATCGACAGCATGCTGACGGTGAACCCAAAGAAGCGTATCACCGCTGATCAGGCCTTGAAAGTCCCATGGATTTgc AATCGCGAACGCGTTGCATCAGCTATCCACAGACAGGATACTGTTGACTGCTTGAAGAAATTCAATGCAAGGCGGAAGTTGAAG GGTGCCATCCTCACGACGATGATTGCCACTCGAAACCTATCAA atttaggTCGCAATCTGCTAAACAAAAAAGAGCAAGGACCACCATCGACAATCAAGGAGTCGTCAGAGTCATCACAAACAATCGACGACAACGATTCGGAAAAAG GTGGTGGACAGCTGAAACACGAGAACACGGTTGTCCGGGCTGATGGTGCAACTGGAATCGTCTCATCTTCCAACTCATCTACAGCCAGCAAGTCTTCGTCAACAAATCTATCAG CTCAAAAACAGGATATTGTACGGGTGACTCAGACGTTGTTGGATGCAATTTCATGCAAGGATTTCGAAACATACAC aagattaTGCGACACTTCGATGACATGCTTTGAGCCGGAAGCACTTGGTAACCTTATCGAAGGCATCGAATTTCACAGATTTTACTTTGATG GAAATCGGAAAAACCAAGTGCACACAACAATGCTCAATCCGAATGTGCATATCATTGGAGAAGATGCCGCGTGTGTTGCTTACGTGAAATTGACACAGTTCTTGGATAG aaacggAGAAGCTCATACCCGTCAGTCACAAGAATCACGTGTGTGGTCAAAGAAACAAGGCCGTTGGGTGTGTGTTCATGTACATCGATCAACACAACCATCAACAAATACAACAGTATCTGAATTCTAG
- the unc-43 gene encoding Calcium/calmodulin-dependent protein kinase type II (Partially confirmed by transcript evidence), which yields MKNIEYWQVLLNKIFATYKIKMKQCRNLLNKKEQGPPSTIKESSESSQTIDDNDSEKGGGQLKHENTVVRADGATGIVSSSNSSTASKSSSTNLSAQKQDIVRVTQTLLDAISCKDFETYTRLCDTSMTCFEPEALGNLIEGIEFHRFYFDGNRKNQVHTTMLNPNVHIIGEDAACVAYVKLTQFLDRNGEAHTRQSQESRVWSKKQGRWVCVHVHRSTQPSTNTTVSEF from the exons ATGAAAAACATCGAATATTGGCAGGTGCTattgaacaaaatatttgctacatataaaataaaaatgaaacagt gTCGCAATCTGCTAAACAAAAAAGAGCAAGGACCACCATCGACAATCAAGGAGTCGTCAGAGTCATCACAAACAATCGACGACAACGATTCGGAAAAAG GTGGTGGACAGCTGAAACACGAGAACACGGTTGTCCGGGCTGATGGTGCAACTGGAATCGTCTCATCTTCCAACTCATCTACAGCCAGCAAGTCTTCGTCAACAAATCTATCAG CTCAAAAACAGGATATTGTACGGGTGACTCAGACGTTGTTGGATGCAATTTCATGCAAGGATTTCGAAACATACAC aagattaTGCGACACTTCGATGACATGCTTTGAGCCGGAAGCACTTGGTAACCTTATCGAAGGCATCGAATTTCACAGATTTTACTTTGATG GAAATCGGAAAAACCAAGTGCACACAACAATGCTCAATCCGAATGTGCATATCATTGGAGAAGATGCCGCGTGTGTTGCTTACGTGAAATTGACACAGTTCTTGGATAG aaacggAGAAGCTCATACCCGTCAGTCACAAGAATCACGTGTGTGGTCAAAGAAACAAGGCCGTTGGGTGTGTGTTCATGTACATCGATCAACACAACCATCAACAAATACAACAGTATCTGAATTCTAG
- the unc-43 gene encoding Calcium/calmodulin-dependent protein kinase II association-domain domain-containing protein (Confirmed by transcript evidence), translated as MSNYERAAPSSHGSSTTKKIANAIADLVIRRSSPSIRRKTEADVHNSNRNRKVSAPANLQHALVPVIDVVVATGALASSSVDNLSASTSSDLGRNLLNKKEQGPPSTIKESSESSQTIDDNDSEKGGGQLKHENTVVRADGATGIVSSSNSSTASKSSSTNLSAQKQDIVRVTQTLLDAISCKDFETYTRLCDTSMTCFEPEALGNLIEGIEFHRFYFDGNRKNQVHTTMLNPNVHIIGEDAACVAYVKLTQFLDRNGEAHTRQSQESRVWSKKQGRWVCVHVHRSTQPSTNTTVSEF; from the exons ATGAGCAACTATGAGAGAGCGGCTCCATCATCACACGGGTCAAGTACAAcaaagaaaattgcaaatgcAATCGCCGATCTTGTAATCAGAAGATCATCTCCATCGATTCGGAGAAAAACGGAAGCAGACGTTCATAATTCGAATCGAAATCGAAAAGTATCGGCGCCGGCAAACCTTCAGCACGCGCTTGTTCCTGTAATAGACGTTGTAGTTGCAACTGGAGCACTAGCAAGCTCATCAGTTGATAATTTATCAGCTTCAACAAGTTCAG atttaggTCGCAATCTGCTAAACAAAAAAGAGCAAGGACCACCATCGACAATCAAGGAGTCGTCAGAGTCATCACAAACAATCGACGACAACGATTCGGAAAAAG GTGGTGGACAGCTGAAACACGAGAACACGGTTGTCCGGGCTGATGGTGCAACTGGAATCGTCTCATCTTCCAACTCATCTACAGCCAGCAAGTCTTCGTCAACAAATCTATCAG CTCAAAAACAGGATATTGTACGGGTGACTCAGACGTTGTTGGATGCAATTTCATGCAAGGATTTCGAAACATACAC aagattaTGCGACACTTCGATGACATGCTTTGAGCCGGAAGCACTTGGTAACCTTATCGAAGGCATCGAATTTCACAGATTTTACTTTGATG GAAATCGGAAAAACCAAGTGCACACAACAATGCTCAATCCGAATGTGCATATCATTGGAGAAGATGCCGCGTGTGTTGCTTACGTGAAATTGACACAGTTCTTGGATAG aaacggAGAAGCTCATACCCGTCAGTCACAAGAATCACGTGTGTGGTCAAAGAAACAAGGCCGTTGGGTGTGTGTTCATGTACATCGATCAACACAACCATCAACAAATACAACAGTATCTGAATTCTAG
- the unc-43 gene encoding Calcium/calmodulin-dependent protein kinase II association-domain domain-containing protein (Confirmed by transcript evidence), producing MTCFEPEALGNLIEGIEFHRFYFDGNRKNQVHTTMLNPNVHIIGEDAACVAYVKLTQFLDRNGEAHTRQSQESRVWSKKQGRWVCVHVHRSTQPSTNTTVSEF from the exons ATGACATGCTTTGAGCCGGAAGCACTTGGTAACCTTATCGAAGGCATCGAATTTCACAGATTTTACTTTGATG GAAATCGGAAAAACCAAGTGCACACAACAATGCTCAATCCGAATGTGCATATCATTGGAGAAGATGCCGCGTGTGTTGCTTACGTGAAATTGACACAGTTCTTGGATAG aaacggAGAAGCTCATACCCGTCAGTCACAAGAATCACGTGTGTGGTCAAAGAAACAAGGCCGTTGGGTGTGTGTTCATGTACATCGATCAACACAACCATCAACAAATACAACAGTATCTGAATTCTAG
- the unc-43 gene encoding Calcium/calmodulin-dependent protein kinase type II (Confirmed by transcript evidence) — MMNASTKFSDNYDVKEELGKGAFSVVRRCVHKTTGLEFAAKIINTKKLSARDFQKLEREARICRKLQHPNIVRLHDSIQEESFHYLVFDLVTGGELFEDIVAREFYSEADASHCIQQILESIAYCHSNGIVHRDLKPENLLLASKAKGAAVKLADFGLAIEVNDSEAWHGFAGTPGYLSPEVLKKDPYSKPVDIWACGVILYILLVGYPPFWDEDQHRLYAQIKAGAYDYPSPEWDTVTPEAKSLIDSMLTVNPKKRITADQALKVPWICNRERVASAIHRQDTVDCLKKFNARRKLKVVDS; from the exons ATGATGAACGCAAGCACCAAGTTTAGTGACAATTACGATGTGAAGGAGGAACTTGGAAA aggtGCCTTCTCAGTTGTTCGTCGTTGTGTTCATAAAACCACGGGCCTCGAGTTTGCTGCCAAAATCATCAACACAAAGAAGCTATCCGCTCGTGACTTTCAGAAACTTGagagggaagccagaatttGCAGAAAACTCCAGCATCCAAATATTGTTAGACTACACGACAGTATTCAAGAGGAATCATTCCATTATCTGGTTTTTGATct CGTTACCGGAGGAGAACTGTTTGAGGACATTGTTGCTCGCGAGTTTTATTCAGAAGCGGATGCAAG tcattgCATTCAACAAATTCTCGAATCGATTGCTTATTGCCACTCTAACGGTATTGTTCACAGAGACTTGAAG ccagaaAACTTGCTTCTCGCATCTAAAGCGAAGGGAGCTGCTGTAAAGCTTGCCGATTTTGGTCTTGCAATCGAAGTGAACGATAGTGAAGCATGGCACGGATTTGCTGGAACTCCAGGATACTTGTCGCCAGAAGTTCTCAAGAAGGATCCATACTCAAAGCCAGTTGATATCTGGGCTTGTG GTGTCATTCTGTACATCCTTCTTGTTGGATACCCACCATTCTGGGATGAGGACCAACACCGTTTATACGCACAAATCAAGGCTGGAGCCTATGAT taccCGAGCCCCGAATGGGATACGGTGACCCCGGAGGCAAAAAGCCTCATCGACAGCATGCTGACGGTGAACCCAAAGAAGCGTATCACCGCTGATCAGGCCTTGAAAGTCCCATGGATTTgc AATCGCGAACGCGTTGCATCAGCTATCCACAGACAGGATACTGTTGACTGCTTGAAGAAATTCAATGCAAGGCGGAAGTTGAAG GTGGTGGACAGCTGA
- the unc-43 gene encoding Calcium/calmodulin-dependent protein kinase type II (Confirmed by transcript evidence) gives MMNASTKFSDNYDVKEELGKGAFSVVRRCVHKTTGLEFAAKIINTKKLSARDFQKLEREARICRKLQHPNIVRLHDSIQEESFHYLVFDLVTGGELFEDIVAREFYSEADASHCIQQILESIAYCHSNGIVHRDLKPENLLLASKAKGAAVKLADFGLAIEVNDSEAWHGFAGTPGYLSPEVLKKDPYSKPVDIWACGVILYILLVGYPPFWDEDQHRLYAQIKAGAYDYPSPEWDTVTPEAKSLIDSMLTVNPKKRITADQALKVPWICNRERVASAIHRQDTVDCLKKFNARRKLKGAILTTMIATRNLSNLGRNLLNKKEQGPPSTIKESSESSQTIDDNDSEKGNE, from the exons ATGATGAACGCAAGCACCAAGTTTAGTGACAATTACGATGTGAAGGAGGAACTTGGAAA aggtGCCTTCTCAGTTGTTCGTCGTTGTGTTCATAAAACCACGGGCCTCGAGTTTGCTGCCAAAATCATCAACACAAAGAAGCTATCCGCTCGTGACTTTCAGAAACTTGagagggaagccagaatttGCAGAAAACTCCAGCATCCAAATATTGTTAGACTACACGACAGTATTCAAGAGGAATCATTCCATTATCTGGTTTTTGATct CGTTACCGGAGGAGAACTGTTTGAGGACATTGTTGCTCGCGAGTTTTATTCAGAAGCGGATGCAAG tcattgCATTCAACAAATTCTCGAATCGATTGCTTATTGCCACTCTAACGGTATTGTTCACAGAGACTTGAAG ccagaaAACTTGCTTCTCGCATCTAAAGCGAAGGGAGCTGCTGTAAAGCTTGCCGATTTTGGTCTTGCAATCGAAGTGAACGATAGTGAAGCATGGCACGGATTTGCTGGAACTCCAGGATACTTGTCGCCAGAAGTTCTCAAGAAGGATCCATACTCAAAGCCAGTTGATATCTGGGCTTGTG GTGTCATTCTGTACATCCTTCTTGTTGGATACCCACCATTCTGGGATGAGGACCAACACCGTTTATACGCACAAATCAAGGCTGGAGCCTATGAT taccCGAGCCCCGAATGGGATACGGTGACCCCGGAGGCAAAAAGCCTCATCGACAGCATGCTGACGGTGAACCCAAAGAAGCGTATCACCGCTGATCAGGCCTTGAAAGTCCCATGGATTTgc AATCGCGAACGCGTTGCATCAGCTATCCACAGACAGGATACTGTTGACTGCTTGAAGAAATTCAATGCAAGGCGGAAGTTGAAG GGTGCCATCCTCACGACGATGATTGCCACTCGAAACCTATCAA atttaggTCGCAATCTGCTAAACAAAAAAGAGCAAGGACCACCATCGACAATCAAGGAGTCGTCAGAGTCATCACAAACAATCGACGACAACGATTCGGAAAAAGGTAACGAGtga
- the unc-43 gene encoding Calcium/calmodulin-dependent protein kinase type II (Confirmed by transcript evidence), which translates to MMNASTKFSDNYDVKEELGKGAFSVVRRCVHKTTGLEFAAKIINTKKLSARDFQKLEREARICRKLQHPNIVRLHDSIQEESFHYLVFDLVTGGELFEDIVAREFYSEADASHCIQQILESIAYCHSNGIVHRDLKPENLLLASKAKGAAVKLADFGLAIEVNDSEAWHGFAGTPGYLSPEVLKKDPYSKPVDIWACGVILYILLVGYPPFWDEDQHRLYAQIKAGAYDYPSPEWDTVTPEAKSLIDSMLTVNPKKRITADQALKVPWICNRERVASAIHRQDTVDCLKKFNARRKLKVAIC; encoded by the exons ATGATGAACGCAAGCACCAAGTTTAGTGACAATTACGATGTGAAGGAGGAACTTGGAAA aggtGCCTTCTCAGTTGTTCGTCGTTGTGTTCATAAAACCACGGGCCTCGAGTTTGCTGCCAAAATCATCAACACAAAGAAGCTATCCGCTCGTGACTTTCAGAAACTTGagagggaagccagaatttGCAGAAAACTCCAGCATCCAAATATTGTTAGACTACACGACAGTATTCAAGAGGAATCATTCCATTATCTGGTTTTTGATct CGTTACCGGAGGAGAACTGTTTGAGGACATTGTTGCTCGCGAGTTTTATTCAGAAGCGGATGCAAG tcattgCATTCAACAAATTCTCGAATCGATTGCTTATTGCCACTCTAACGGTATTGTTCACAGAGACTTGAAG ccagaaAACTTGCTTCTCGCATCTAAAGCGAAGGGAGCTGCTGTAAAGCTTGCCGATTTTGGTCTTGCAATCGAAGTGAACGATAGTGAAGCATGGCACGGATTTGCTGGAACTCCAGGATACTTGTCGCCAGAAGTTCTCAAGAAGGATCCATACTCAAAGCCAGTTGATATCTGGGCTTGTG GTGTCATTCTGTACATCCTTCTTGTTGGATACCCACCATTCTGGGATGAGGACCAACACCGTTTATACGCACAAATCAAGGCTGGAGCCTATGAT taccCGAGCCCCGAATGGGATACGGTGACCCCGGAGGCAAAAAGCCTCATCGACAGCATGCTGACGGTGAACCCAAAGAAGCGTATCACCGCTGATCAGGCCTTGAAAGTCCCATGGATTTgc AATCGCGAACGCGTTGCATCAGCTATCCACAGACAGGATACTGTTGACTGCTTGAAGAAATTCAATGCAAGGCGGAAGTTGAAG gTCGCAATCTGCTAA